One window of Flavobacterium ammonificans genomic DNA carries:
- the hpf gene encoding ribosome hibernation-promoting factor, HPF/YfiA family, whose amino-acid sequence MKVSVHAVNFSVDRKLVDFIQERMDKLEKYYDKIVSSDVFLKVENTSDKENKFVEIIVNVPGDDFIVKKQCRTFEEAVDLTAESLERLLVKRKEKTKSTV is encoded by the coding sequence ATGAAGGTAAGTGTTCACGCGGTTAACTTTTCAGTTGACAGAAAGCTAGTTGATTTTATTCAGGAAAGAATGGATAAATTGGAGAAGTACTATGATAAGATTGTCTCATCGGATGTTTTTTTAAAAGTAGAGAATACTAGTGATAAAGAAAATAAATTTGTTGAAATCATCGTCAATGTTCCGGGAGATGATTTTATTGTAAAAAAACAATGTAGAACATTTGAAGAAGCAGTCGATTTGACCGCTGAATCTTTAGAGCGATTATTGGTAAAAAGGAAAGAAAAAACGAAATCAACTGTTTAA